The Inediibacterium massiliense genome has a segment encoding these proteins:
- a CDS encoding putative bifunctional diguanylate cyclase/phosphodiesterase, with protein MKNKLMIYLTMILICSNIFLVSIFENYVHYKIDSLYGMITFSFFIALFNFLIIYQSFHQYMMRKIDRINDALDQIHKGKYNGTIFSESNDEFELVIENVNKMKEKIKQKEKELLKNQEKIQYLAYYDPLTGLYNRVFFEKKLGHLLEDAKIKKENGALLYFDLDNFKKVNDTIGHMFGDLLLKNVGGLMKKYLGDHSIIARLGGDEFVALLPNAQMSHVQNIAKKIIQSFQNPWILDDREFYITVSMGITMYPKDGENASILLKNADTAMYEAKNNGKNSYSFYTYDMHQKMLEKLEMENDLRHAIEKEEFIVYYQPKIGIRSGKIEGTEALVRWNHPTKGMISPNIFIPLAEETRLIIPIGDFVLRTACNQIKKWQENGQYTMYVSVNISVIQIQQDDFVEKVVNIIKETGICPSSLELEITENTIMQNFEYTNEILQKLRGLGIHISLDDFGKGYSSLNYLKQLEIDVLKIDKSFIDDITQNKNQQAIVKSVIEMAQSMNMRVIAEGVEMWEQFNFLKELGCDEVQGYLFSKPLCVMKMENMIKEKRKVC; from the coding sequence ATGAAAAATAAATTAATGATTTATTTAACTATGATTCTAATTTGTTCTAATATTTTTTTAGTATCTATTTTTGAAAATTATGTGCATTATAAAATAGATTCATTATATGGAATGATCACTTTTTCTTTTTTTATAGCACTTTTTAATTTTTTAATCATTTATCAATCTTTTCATCAATATATGATGAGAAAAATTGATAGGATTAATGATGCATTAGATCAAATACATAAAGGAAAATATAATGGAACGATTTTTTCAGAGTCTAATGATGAATTTGAATTGGTGATTGAAAATGTAAATAAAATGAAGGAAAAAATCAAGCAAAAAGAAAAAGAATTATTAAAAAATCAAGAGAAAATTCAGTATTTAGCTTATTATGATCCTTTAACAGGACTTTATAATCGAGTCTTTTTTGAAAAAAAATTAGGTCATTTATTAGAAGACGCAAAAATAAAAAAAGAAAATGGGGCTCTTTTGTATTTTGACTTAGATAATTTTAAAAAAGTAAATGATACAATTGGACATATGTTTGGAGATCTACTTCTTAAGAATGTAGGGGGATTGATGAAAAAATATTTAGGAGACCATTCTATCATTGCTCGATTAGGAGGAGATGAATTTGTAGCTTTATTACCAAATGCACAAATGAGTCATGTTCAGAATATAGCAAAAAAAATTATACAGTCCTTTCAAAATCCTTGGATTTTAGATGATCGAGAATTCTACATTACAGTAAGTATGGGGATTACCATGTATCCAAAGGATGGAGAAAATGCAAGTATATTACTAAAAAATGCAGATACGGCTATGTATGAAGCCAAAAATAATGGGAAAAATAGTTATTCTTTTTATACCTATGATATGCATCAGAAGATGTTAGAAAAATTAGAAATGGAAAATGATTTAAGGCATGCTATAGAAAAAGAAGAATTTATTGTCTATTATCAGCCTAAAATAGGAATTCGAAGTGGAAAAATTGAAGGGACAGAAGCTCTTGTAAGATGGAATCACCCTACAAAGGGAATGATTTCTCCTAATATATTTATTCCATTAGCAGAAGAAACAAGGCTGATTATTCCTATAGGAGATTTTGTGTTAAGAACTGCTTGCAATCAAATTAAAAAATGGCAAGAAAATGGTCAATATACCATGTATGTGTCTGTAAATATATCAGTGATCCAAATTCAACAAGATGATTTTGTGGAAAAAGTAGTAAATATCATAAAAGAAACAGGAATTTGTCCTTCTTCTTTAGAGCTTGAAATTACAGAAAATACAATCATGCAAAACTTTGAATATACAAATGAAATTTTACAAAAGCTACGAGGTTTAGGAATACATATTTCTTTAGATGACTTTGGAAAAGGCTATTCTTCTTTAAATTATTTAAAACAGCTTGAAATCGATGTTTTAAAAATTGATAAATCTTTTATTGATGATATTACTCAAAACAAGAATCAACAGGCTATTGTGAAATCTGTTATTGAAATGGCTCAGAGTATGAATATGCGCGTTATTGCAGAAGGAGTAGAAATGTGGGAGCAATTTAATTTTCTAAAAGAGTTAGGCTGCGATGAAGTACAAGGATATTTATTTAGCAAACCCTTATGTGTAATGAAGATGGAGAATATGATAAAAGAAAAAAGAAAAGTTTGTTAG
- the rbsB gene encoding ribose ABC transporter substrate-binding protein RbsB, with the protein MKKVVSIFMVAILAMGLLAGCTGKQAEPQKEEAKKIGLIISTLNNPFFVTLKEGAEAKAKELGYELIVLDSQDKSEKELSNMEDMVTRGVSAIMINPTNSDTVGNAIKISNDANIPVLTLDRGAKSGEVVSHIASDNVAGGKMAGEYIVEKLGEKGKLVELEGIPGASATVDRGAGFNEAIKGKELTVVAKQTANFNRTEGLTVMENILQAQPEINAVFAHNDEMALGALKAIEGTKRDIMVVGFDATEDAVTSVKEGKLAATVAQQPDKIGSLGIETADKIIKGEKVDDFIPVDLKLITE; encoded by the coding sequence ATGAAAAAGGTAGTATCTATTTTCATGGTAGCCATTTTGGCTATGGGATTATTAGCAGGTTGTACAGGGAAGCAAGCAGAGCCTCAGAAAGAAGAAGCTAAAAAAATAGGATTGATTATTTCCACTTTAAACAATCCATTTTTTGTAACATTAAAAGAGGGTGCTGAGGCAAAAGCCAAAGAATTAGGGTATGAGTTAATTGTATTAGATTCGCAAGATAAGTCAGAGAAGGAACTTTCTAATATGGAAGATATGGTAACAAGAGGCGTTTCAGCTATTATGATCAATCCAACAAACTCTGATACAGTAGGAAATGCCATTAAGATTTCAAATGATGCAAATATTCCAGTACTTACTCTAGATAGAGGAGCAAAAAGCGGAGAGGTAGTATCTCATATTGCTTCTGATAATGTAGCAGGTGGAAAAATGGCAGGAGAATACATTGTAGAAAAACTTGGAGAAAAAGGAAAATTAGTAGAGTTAGAGGGAATTCCAGGAGCTTCTGCTACAGTAGATAGAGGAGCAGGATTTAATGAAGCGATCAAAGGAAAAGAATTAACAGTAGTAGCAAAACAAACTGCAAACTTTAATAGAACAGAAGGTTTGACAGTGATGGAAAATATCTTACAAGCACAACCAGAAATCAATGCTGTTTTTGCTCATAATGATGAAATGGCTTTAGGTGCATTAAAAGCTATCGAAGGAACCAAAAGAGACATTATGGTTGTTGGTTTTGATGCTACAGAGGATGCAGTTACATCTGTAAAAGAAGGAAAACTTGCTGCAACTGTTGCACAGCAACCAGATAAAATAGGATCTTTAGGAATAGAAACAGCAGATAAAATAATCAAAGGGGAAAAAGTAGATGACTTTATTCCTGTTGATTTAAAATTAATAACAGAATAA
- the thiS gene encoding sulfur carrier protein ThiS has translation MIVNGKMMNIPQMHIEEFLKHLNLEKDKIVIEVNEKIIVKEEYKEHILNEEDKIEIVSFVGEG, from the coding sequence ATGATTGTAAATGGAAAGATGATGAATATTCCACAAATGCATATAGAAGAATTTTTGAAACATTTAAATTTAGAAAAAGACAAAATAGTCATAGAAGTCAATGAAAAAATTATTGTAAAGGAAGAGTATAAAGAACATATTCTTAATGAAGAAGACAAGATAGAAATTGTAAGTTTTGTAGGAGAAGGTTGA
- a CDS encoding alpha-hydroxy-acid oxidizing protein, which translates to MEYKDMIQNAKNISDFKCRVCPICNGKVCRGEIPGVGGKGTGSTFIRNVEKLDEILLNMDTIYDCNYVDPSIELFGKKFTYPVFAAPIGGLIPCYGQKLSDYEYAKAIIRGCKDAGTIGFTGDGVKDEYFMDPLKVIEENGGWGIPTIKPWSKKEILERLYAAEQKNVLAVCMDIDAAGLSILAKAGKPVSPKSAKDLKEIIDSTKLPFILKGIMTVKGAIKAMKAGAYGIVVSNHGGRVLDHTPATVEVLPQIVKAVEGKMKIFIDGGIRTGLDVLKVLSLGADAVLIGRPYAVAAYGGDAEGVAMYTEKIGKELVEGMIMTGCRNLKEVNEEILFRPSFE; encoded by the coding sequence GTGGAGTATAAGGATATGATTCAAAATGCTAAAAATATTTCTGATTTTAAATGTAGAGTATGTCCTATATGTAATGGAAAGGTATGTAGGGGAGAAATTCCAGGAGTAGGGGGAAAGGGAACGGGTTCTACATTTATACGCAATGTAGAAAAATTAGATGAGATTTTACTGAATATGGATACCATTTATGATTGTAATTATGTGGATCCTTCTATAGAATTGTTTGGGAAAAAGTTTACATATCCAGTTTTTGCGGCTCCTATAGGAGGTCTTATTCCTTGCTATGGGCAGAAGTTGTCAGATTATGAGTATGCAAAGGCTATTATTAGAGGATGTAAAGATGCAGGAACTATTGGGTTTACAGGAGATGGAGTAAAAGACGAATATTTTATGGATCCATTAAAAGTGATTGAAGAAAATGGAGGATGGGGAATTCCGACGATTAAACCTTGGAGTAAAAAAGAAATATTAGAAAGATTATATGCAGCAGAGCAAAAAAATGTTTTAGCAGTCTGTATGGATATTGATGCAGCAGGACTATCTATACTTGCAAAGGCTGGAAAACCTGTAAGTCCAAAATCAGCAAAAGATTTAAAAGAAATTATTGATTCTACAAAACTTCCATTTATTTTAAAAGGAATTATGACTGTAAAAGGTGCGATAAAGGCTATGAAGGCAGGAGCTTATGGAATTGTGGTATCTAATCATGGAGGAAGGGTATTAGATCATACACCTGCAACAGTAGAAGTTCTTCCTCAAATCGTAAAGGCTGTAGAAGGAAAAATGAAAATATTTATAGATGGAGGAATTCGAACAGGCTTAGATGTTTTAAAGGTTTTATCATTAGGAGCAGATGCAGTTTTGATTGGAAGACCTTATGCAGTAGCAGCTTATGGAGGAGATGCAGAGGGAGTAGCTATGTATACAGAAAAAATAGGAAAAGAATTAGTAGAAGGTATGATTATGACAGGATGTAGAAATCTAAAAGAAGTGAACGAAGAAATTTTGTTTAGACCGTCTTTTGAATAG
- a CDS encoding class I SAM-dependent methyltransferase encodes MESIRNLLDEVIQEESLIDCMISNVRKKEEYNKISIRPILLKEKLMYQFTYHYDKKVVHENVEKDQMLGKMISLFETNFKQGQIYTKEADYQILISKKFKVKILKKAPTKKQKNLSHNRKKNYIIPENIPNPFLYRLGVMNEKGKVFSQKYDKFRQINRFLEMVRDIVDELKNKEKIKVIDFGCGKSYLTFALYYYFVDILNMDVDIIGLDLKEDVVMHCNEIAKDLRYEKLKFMMGDIAHFNQANQVDMVVTLHACDTATDAALVKAIEWNAKIILSVPCCQHELFDKIHNPLMMPMEKHGIIKERMSALITDSIRANILEIMGYDTQILEFIDMEHTPKNLLIRGVKGNTGYEKAVKEYVSFKEFWGITPYFEKELGEKLQKRITE; translated from the coding sequence ATGGAAAGTATAAGAAATTTATTAGATGAAGTGATACAAGAAGAAAGTTTGATAGATTGTATGATTAGCAATGTAAGAAAAAAAGAGGAGTATAATAAAATAAGCATAAGACCTATTCTTTTAAAAGAGAAACTTATGTACCAATTTACATATCATTATGATAAAAAAGTAGTTCATGAAAATGTAGAGAAGGATCAAATGCTAGGAAAGATGATTTCTTTATTCGAAACAAATTTTAAACAAGGGCAAATTTATACAAAAGAAGCAGATTATCAAATACTCATTAGCAAAAAATTTAAAGTAAAAATTTTGAAAAAAGCTCCTACAAAAAAACAAAAAAATTTATCTCATAATAGAAAGAAGAATTATATTATTCCTGAGAATATTCCAAATCCATTCTTATATCGATTAGGAGTTATGAATGAAAAAGGAAAAGTCTTTTCTCAAAAGTATGATAAGTTTAGACAAATTAATAGATTTTTAGAAATGGTAAGAGATATAGTAGATGAGCTAAAAAATAAAGAAAAAATAAAAGTAATTGATTTTGGTTGTGGAAAATCTTATCTGACATTTGCTCTTTATTATTATTTTGTGGATATTTTAAATATGGATGTGGATATTATAGGCTTGGATTTAAAAGAAGATGTAGTGATGCATTGTAATGAAATTGCAAAGGATTTAAGGTATGAAAAATTAAAATTTATGATGGGTGATATTGCACACTTTAATCAAGCAAATCAAGTAGATATGGTGGTTACACTTCATGCTTGTGATACAGCAACGGATGCAGCCTTAGTAAAAGCCATAGAGTGGAATGCAAAGATTATTTTATCTGTTCCTTGTTGTCAGCATGAATTATTTGATAAAATTCATAACCCATTGATGATGCCTATGGAAAAGCACGGAATCATTAAAGAAAGAATGTCAGCTTTGATTACGGATAGTATAAGAGCAAATATATTAGAAATTATGGGATACGATACTCAAATATTAGAATTTATTGATATGGAGCATACTCCAAAGAATTTATTAATTCGAGGAGTAAAGGGAAATACAGGTTATGAAAAAGCAGTGAAAGAATATGTATCCTTTAAGGAATTTTGGGGGATCACTCCTTATTTTGAAAAAGAATTAGGGGAAAAATTACAAAAAAGAATTACTGAATAA
- a CDS encoding PAS domain-containing sensor histidine kinase yields MKGTEVANLKGMEKCKFHNTFIRNYIGPFLTLILLGCIQVIYYSDIKSPDFVGIFSILVCYSAWAGEKRSGYMSVLITVVYIIQSIYIRVFIFRHSNIYLLFRSINSILLIGGALQIGWITKRLNISNQRLFTQQIQIQKAEELSYVMVARSHMSGKVIKVPPKFIKMIGYADEEFMSMNIEDFTHPDDFKKQIKKMKDLWNKKYTSFDIEKRYIKKNKEIVWVYINMSLVCDEDGNPLYFLNYVKDISKRKEAEEALEKSEKRLRQITNSMCDMISQVNAQGMIEYVSPSCMSISGYKEEELIGKSIFDFVHPKDLDRVLSISQKAIEEHIETRVECRYLHADGHYIWIEEVGRPCYDGNEKNIYSTICSRDVTYRKRAQENEKLLREAKEYDELRNEFFANISHELRTPLNVILGVIQLLEFYNDSLKDEKSEKKVNKYIKVMKQNCNRLLRLVNNLIDITKIDAGFLELHLKNVEVINILEEITLSVADYVENKGIALEFDTAVEEKVMACDPDKLERILLNLLSNAVKFTDQGGKISVNIEDHVKSLCIKVKDTGIGIPEEECNKIFERFRQVDQSLTRNREGSGIGLSLVKSLVEMHHGTIQLKSKWQKGSEFIINIPITLVKEKDSCDHEYVDWECKERIHIEFSDIYA; encoded by the coding sequence TTGAAGGGGACAGAAGTAGCGAATCTAAAGGGAATGGAAAAATGTAAATTTCACAATACTTTTATACGAAATTATATAGGACCATTTCTGACGTTGATACTATTAGGATGTATTCAAGTGATATATTATTCAGATATAAAAAGTCCAGATTTTGTTGGAATATTTTCAATTCTAGTATGTTATTCTGCATGGGCCGGAGAAAAACGAAGTGGCTATATGAGTGTTTTGATAACTGTAGTATATATCATACAATCCATATATATAAGAGTTTTTATTTTTCGTCATTCTAACATTTATTTATTATTTAGATCTATCAATAGTATTTTATTAATAGGAGGAGCTCTTCAAATAGGATGGATTACGAAAAGATTAAACATCTCCAATCAAAGATTATTTACTCAACAAATCCAAATTCAAAAAGCAGAGGAATTATCTTATGTGATGGTGGCTCGTAGTCATATGAGTGGCAAAGTAATCAAAGTGCCTCCTAAGTTTATAAAAATGATAGGATATGCCGATGAAGAATTTATGTCTATGAATATAGAAGATTTCACTCATCCTGATGATTTTAAAAAACAAATAAAGAAGATGAAAGATTTATGGAATAAAAAATATACTTCGTTTGATATAGAGAAAAGATATATTAAGAAAAATAAAGAAATTGTTTGGGTGTATATAAATATGTCTTTAGTGTGTGACGAAGATGGAAATCCCCTATACTTTTTAAATTATGTAAAAGATATTTCAAAAAGAAAAGAAGCCGAAGAAGCGCTGGAAAAGAGTGAAAAAAGGTTACGCCAAATTACAAATAGTATGTGTGATATGATTAGTCAGGTTAATGCTCAAGGAATGATTGAATATGTGAGCCCCTCATGTATGAGTATTTCAGGTTATAAAGAAGAGGAACTAATAGGAAAATCTATATTTGATTTTGTTCATCCTAAAGATTTAGATAGAGTACTAAGTATATCTCAAAAAGCAATAGAGGAACATATAGAAACTAGAGTAGAATGTAGATATCTTCATGCTGATGGACATTATATATGGATTGAAGAAGTAGGTAGGCCTTGTTATGATGGGAATGAAAAAAATATATATAGTACAATTTGTAGTCGTGATGTGACGTACCGAAAAAGGGCACAAGAAAATGAAAAATTATTAAGAGAAGCCAAAGAATACGATGAACTTCGAAATGAATTTTTCGCTAACATTTCCCATGAGCTAAGAACTCCGTTAAATGTCATATTAGGAGTAATACAACTACTAGAATTTTATAACGATTCTTTAAAGGATGAGAAGAGTGAAAAAAAAGTAAATAAATATATAAAAGTAATGAAACAAAATTGTAATCGATTATTAAGATTAGTAAATAATTTGATTGATATAACTAAAATTGATGCTGGATTTTTAGAACTTCATTTAAAAAATGTCGAAGTGATCAACATATTAGAGGAGATTACCTTGTCTGTAGCTGATTATGTGGAAAATAAAGGTATTGCCCTTGAATTTGATACAGCTGTGGAAGAAAAAGTAATGGCTTGTGATCCAGACAAATTGGAGAGAATTCTTCTAAATCTTCTTTCTAATGCAGTAAAATTTACAGATCAAGGAGGAAAAATTAGTGTAAATATAGAAGACCATGTGAAAAGTTTATGCATAAAGGTAAAGGATACAGGGATAGGGATTCCAGAGGAAGAATGTAATAAGATATTTGAAAGATTCAGGCAAGTAGATCAATCTTTAACAAGAAATCGAGAGGGAAGTGGGATTGGACTTTCCTTAGTAAAGTCATTAGTGGAAATGCACCATGGAACTATTCAATTAAAAAGTAAGTGGCAAAAAGGAAGCGAATTTATTATAAATATTCCTATTACTTTAGTAAAAGAGAAAGATTCTTGTGATCATGAATATGTAGACTGGGAGTGTAAAGAGAGAATTCATATTGAGTTTTCAGATATTTATGCATAG
- the tyrS gene encoding tyrosine--tRNA ligase produces MSNVFDVLKERGFIQQATHEDEIRELLGKESVTFYIGFDPTADSLHVGHFVQVITMMHMQRAGHRPIILIGGGTGMIGDPTGKTDMRKFMTPETVQYHCDCFKKQLSKFLDFSEGKAMMVNNGDWLLNLEYIPFLRDIGRHFSVNRMLTAECFKSRMERGLSFLEFNYMIMQSYDFLKLSREYNCSLELGGDDQWSNILGGVDLVRRVDQKSVYGMTFSLLTTSTGKKMGKTEAGALWLDPEKTSPYDFYQYWRNVDDADVEKCLSLLTFLPMDEVRRLGSLEGAEINKAKEILAFEITSLVHGEEEAKKAEAAAKALFGSGPQTDNIPFTEISSDELEGMDILSLLSKASLIPSRSEGRRLVQQGGVSINDEKITDINTLITKDYFKDNALMIKKGKKTYHQIRLK; encoded by the coding sequence ATGTCAAATGTATTTGATGTGCTGAAGGAAAGAGGTTTTATTCAGCAAGCAACTCATGAAGATGAAATCAGAGAACTTCTTGGAAAGGAATCTGTTACTTTTTATATTGGTTTTGACCCTACTGCAGATAGTTTACATGTAGGTCACTTTGTACAAGTTATTACTATGATGCATATGCAACGTGCAGGTCATCGTCCAATTATATTAATCGGTGGGGGAACAGGTATGATTGGAGACCCTACTGGAAAAACAGATATGAGAAAATTCATGACACCAGAAACTGTACAATATCATTGTGACTGCTTTAAAAAACAGCTTTCAAAGTTCCTTGATTTCTCAGAAGGAAAAGCTATGATGGTTAACAATGGAGATTGGCTATTAAACCTTGAGTATATTCCTTTCTTAAGAGATATTGGAAGACATTTTTCAGTCAATAGAATGCTTACAGCAGAATGTTTTAAAAGCCGTATGGAAAGAGGACTTTCTTTCCTTGAATTTAATTACATGATCATGCAATCTTATGACTTTTTAAAATTAAGTAGAGAATATAATTGTTCTCTAGAGCTTGGTGGAGACGATCAATGGTCTAATATATTAGGAGGAGTAGATTTAGTTAGAAGAGTAGATCAAAAATCTGTTTATGGTATGACTTTTTCTCTTCTTACTACTAGTACAGGAAAGAAAATGGGTAAAACAGAAGCAGGGGCTTTATGGCTTGATCCTGAGAAAACATCTCCTTATGATTTTTACCAATACTGGAGAAATGTTGATGATGCAGATGTAGAGAAATGTCTATCTTTACTTACTTTCCTTCCTATGGATGAAGTCAGAAGACTTGGTAGCTTAGAAGGAGCTGAAATTAACAAAGCAAAAGAAATACTAGCCTTTGAAATCACAAGCTTAGTTCATGGAGAAGAAGAAGCGAAGAAAGCTGAAGCTGCTGCAAAAGCTTTGTTTGGTTCTGGACCTCAAACAGATAATATTCCTTTTACAGAAATATCTTCTGATGAATTAGAAGGAATGGATATTTTATCTCTTTTGTCTAAAGCCAGTTTAATTCCTTCTCGTAGTGAAGGAAGACGTCTAGTCCAACAAGGTGGAGTTTCTATCAATGATGAAAAAATAACAGACATAAATACACTTATTACAAAAGATTACTTTAAAGATAATGCCCTTATGATTAAAAAAGGAAAGAAAACATATCATCAAATTAGACTAAAATAG
- the thiC gene encoding phosphomethylpyrimidine synthase ThiC has protein sequence MYTTQMDAAKRGIITKEMEIVSKKENIEVDILRKLIAEGKVIIPANKNHKSLDPEGVGEGLKTKINVNLGISKDCCDIEKELEKVKVALDMKAEAIMDLSSYGKTEEFRRKLIKRSSAMIGTVPIYDAVGFYDKELKDITAKEFLDVVRKHAKDGVDFVTIHAGLNKNTAETFKRNKRLTNIVSRGGSLLYAWMELNNQENPFYEYYDELLDICGEYDVALSLGDACRPGSINDSTDASQIHELMVLGELTLRAWEKNVQVMIEGPGHMAINEIQANVLLEKKLCHGAPFYVLGPIVTDIAPGYDHITSAIGGALAASCGVDFLCYVTPAEHLRLPTLEDMKEGIIATKIAAHAGDLGKNIKGARDWDHAMSTARQKLDWESMFSLAIDEEKARKYRKESMPAHEDSCTMCGKMCSMRNMNKVMEGKNINMLRDED, from the coding sequence ATGTATACAACTCAAATGGATGCTGCTAAACGAGGGATTATTACTAAAGAAATGGAAATTGTATCAAAAAAGGAGAATATAGAAGTAGATATTTTAAGAAAACTTATTGCAGAGGGAAAAGTAATTATTCCTGCCAATAAAAATCACAAATCATTAGATCCTGAAGGAGTAGGAGAGGGACTTAAAACGAAGATCAATGTAAATTTAGGTATTTCTAAAGATTGTTGTGATATAGAAAAAGAACTTGAAAAAGTAAAGGTAGCTTTAGATATGAAAGCAGAGGCTATTATGGATTTGAGTTCTTATGGTAAAACAGAAGAATTTAGAAGAAAATTAATTAAAAGATCAAGTGCTATGATAGGGACTGTCCCTATATATGATGCGGTAGGCTTTTATGATAAGGAATTAAAAGATATTACTGCAAAAGAATTTTTAGATGTAGTAAGAAAACATGCAAAGGATGGAGTAGATTTTGTAACCATTCATGCAGGGCTGAATAAAAATACCGCAGAAACTTTCAAAAGAAATAAAAGACTTACGAACATTGTATCTAGAGGTGGATCATTGCTTTATGCATGGATGGAGCTAAATAATCAAGAAAATCCATTTTATGAATATTATGATGAGCTATTAGATATTTGTGGGGAATATGATGTAGCATTAAGTTTAGGAGATGCATGTCGACCAGGAAGTATTAATGACTCTACGGATGCAAGTCAAATACATGAATTAATGGTCTTAGGAGAACTTACCTTAAGAGCATGGGAAAAAAATGTTCAAGTAATGATTGAAGGACCAGGACATATGGCAATTAACGAAATTCAGGCTAATGTATTATTAGAAAAGAAGCTTTGCCATGGGGCTCCCTTTTATGTACTAGGGCCTATTGTTACAGATATAGCGCCTGGATATGATCATATTACAAGTGCCATTGGAGGAGCTTTAGCTGCAAGCTGTGGAGTAGACTTTTTATGCTATGTTACACCAGCAGAACATTTAAGACTACCAACCTTAGAGGATATGAAGGAAGGAATTATTGCAACAAAGATTGCAGCTCATGCTGGAGATTTAGGAAAGAATATAAAAGGTGCAAGAGATTGGGACCATGCTATGAGTACAGCAAGACAAAAGCTAGATTGGGAAAGTATGTTTTCACTTGCTATCGATGAAGAAAAAGCCAGAAAATATAGAAAAGAATCTATGCCTGCTCATGAAGATAGTTGTACCATGTGTGGAAAAATGTGTTCTATGAGAAATATGAATAAAGTGATGGAAGGAAAAAATATTAATATGTTAAGAGATGAGGATTAA
- a CDS encoding M20 family metallopeptidase: MSVKELSKKYKEYVIELRREFHQNPEPSWHEERTSKRIKEELDKMGIPYVSIAKTGVLATIEGTNPGKTVALRADIDALQVNEENDISYKSQNPGIMHACGHDGHAAMLLGAAKILSEMKEQINGVVKLFFQPAEEAARGAQKMIEEGAMEGVDEVFGIHLWSDLKSGVISVEEGPRMASADMFTIHVKGKGGHGSLPHQGVDAVVVASAIVMNLQSVVSREISPLESAVVSVGQIQSGTRFNVIAGEATLEGTTRCFNNDIRDQFPSILDRVAKSTAQAYRAEATLEYVAGTPATINEKNSSIRAAKSVERILGKEGVSLMEKVTGGEDFAEYLKLAPGVIAFVGVRNEEKGADFPHHHPRFNIDEDALQSGAALYAQYAIDFLSEK; encoded by the coding sequence ATGAGTGTAAAAGAATTATCAAAAAAGTACAAAGAATATGTAATTGAATTAAGAAGGGAGTTTCATCAAAATCCTGAGCCAAGCTGGCATGAAGAAAGAACTTCTAAAAGGATTAAAGAAGAACTAGATAAAATGGGTATTCCTTATGTATCTATAGCAAAAACAGGAGTTCTAGCTACAATAGAAGGAACAAATCCAGGAAAAACTGTAGCGTTAAGAGCCGATATAGATGCTTTGCAAGTAAATGAAGAAAATGATATATCCTATAAATCTCAAAATCCAGGGATTATGCATGCATGTGGCCATGATGGCCATGCAGCTATGCTTTTAGGAGCAGCAAAGATATTAAGTGAAATGAAGGAACAAATAAATGGAGTGGTAAAATTATTTTTCCAACCAGCAGAAGAGGCAGCTAGAGGGGCTCAGAAAATGATAGAAGAAGGTGCTATGGAAGGAGTAGATGAAGTATTTGGAATTCATTTATGGAGTGATCTAAAAAGTGGTGTCATTTCAGTAGAAGAAGGACCTCGTATGGCATCAGCAGATATGTTTACCATTCATGTAAAAGGAAAGGGAGGACATGGATCTTTACCTCATCAAGGGGTTGATGCAGTAGTAGTAGCTTCTGCTATTGTAATGAATTTACAATCTGTAGTAAGTAGAGAAATCAGTCCACTAGAGTCTGCTGTAGTTAGTGTAGGTCAAATTCAATCAGGAACAAGATTTAATGTCATTGCAGGAGAAGCTACATTAGAAGGAACTACAAGATGCTTTAATAATGATATAAGAGATCAATTTCCTAGTATTTTAGATAGGGTTGCAAAATCTACAGCACAGGCTTATCGTGCAGAGGCAACACTTGAATATGTAGCAGGAACACCAGCTACTATCAATGAGAAAAATTCTTCTATAAGAGCAGCTAAATCTGTTGAAAGGATTCTTGGAAAAGAAGGAGTAAGTCTTATGGAGAAAGTAACAGGTGGAGAAGATTTTGCTGAATATCTTAAATTAGCTCCAGGAGTGATTGCTTTTGTAGGAGTAAGAAATGAAGAAAAGGGAGCAGATTTTCCACATCATCATCCAAGATTTAATATAGATGAAGATGCACTACAGTCAGGAGCAGCTCTATATGCTCAATATGCAATAGATTTTTTAAGTGAAAAATAA